One region of Tamandua tetradactyla isolate mTamTet1 chromosome 6, mTamTet1.pri, whole genome shotgun sequence genomic DNA includes:
- the CACNG1 gene encoding voltage-dependent calcium channel gamma-1 subunit has product MSQTKALKVRVTLSLILVGVVLALVAVVTDHWAVLSPRVEQHDAACEAAHFGLWRICTKRIAARSSEDESCGPISLPGEKNCSYFRHFNPGESSEIFHVTTQKEYSISAAAIAIFSLGFIILGTICVLLSFRKQRDYLLRPASMFYAFAGLCIFVAVEVMRQSVKRMIDSEETAWIDYYYSWSFACACAAFVLLFLGGLALLLFSLPRMPQNPWESCMDAEPEH; this is encoded by the exons ATGTCCCAGACCAAAGCGCTCAAGGTCCGCGTGACCCTCTCCCTCATCCTGGTGGGCGTCGTGCTGGCCCTGGTGGCTGTGGTGACGGACCACTGGGCCGTGCTGAGTCCCCGGGTGGAGCAGCACGACGCCGCCTGCGAGGCCGCCCACTTCGGCCTCTGGAGAATCTGCACCAAGCGGATCGCCGCGCGCAGCAGCGAGGACGAGAGCTGCGGCCCCATCAGCCTGCCCGGGG AGAAAAACTGTTCCTACTTCAGACATTTTAACCCAGGGGAGAGCTCGGAGATCTTCCATGTCACCACGCAGAAAG AGTACAGCATCTCGGCAGCTGCCATCGCCATCTTCAGCCTGGGCTTCATCATCCTGGGCACCATCTGTGTCCTTCTGTCCTTCAGGAAGCAGCGGGACTACCTGCTGAGACCAGCGTCCATGTTCTATGCCTTTGCAG GTCTCTGCATCTTCGTGGCGGTGGAGGTCATGCGGCAGTCGGTGAAGCGCATGATTGACAGCGAGGAAACCGCCTGGATCGACTACTATTACTCCTGGTCCTTCGCCTGTGCCTGCGCCGCCTTCGTCCTCCTCTTCCTCGGCGGCCTCGCCCTCCTGCTCTTCTCCCTGCCCCGGATGCCCCAGAACCCCTGGGAATCCTGCATGGACGCTGAGCCGGAGCACTAG